GTTTGTGCATTAATGTTAAATTGATTGTCCACTTTTACTTCCCCATTGCCATAAATGGTGTAGGTAACTTTGTAATCAATATGGCCCTGTTTTAGCGGTATAGAACTTTTGATATGTACCGCTATAGCATCCTTGCTAATGCGTTGTGTTTTTATTTCACCTGGGATTACCATTATGGAATCTAAACCAGCATTGCGCCAGCGTTGTGCATAGCTTTTATGCTTTCCCCCCTCGTCATTATCCGTAGGGACACGCCAAAATTCAGGGCTTAACTTACCCGCAAGCAATTCCTGGTCCTCATGTTTGAATGAGGTTAATGTGCCTGCTGTTTTGTCGAAGCCCACACTAAAATCCTTCCCAAGGATGGAGATGGAAGCTGCATTCTCTTGTAAAGTTACAGCCGGGTTAGTTGCTGTATTTGGAGTTATTTTTACCGCGATGGGCAGGTTCAGTTGCTCAGATGCAATTTCAAAGTTCTTCGCTGCCCATAATGTTGCTTCCTTAAGGCGGAAGCAGAATCTTAAATGGTATTCTTTGCCGCTTTTTGTCAATGCAAGGTTATAGGGTATAATCAGCTCAGCAGATTCCTGAGGATTGATGTTCAATTGATCTATCTGGCCATTTTGTATCGGCAGCCCGTCTTCCAAAAGCGACCAGTATAAAGTTACATCACTCAAGTTTCTAAAGTAAAAACCGTTGTTGATGCTAACTGTGCCGCGGCCAAAGTCCACCGCTTTCACGTTTATTTCCTGAAACACCTTTTTGGCTTCATTAATTTCAGGTTGAGGCCTGCGGTCTGGGTTTACCAGTCCATCATTTACGTTAGCACTGTCTATATGGTTGATAATATTCCAGTATTCCCGGCCATTTTTGTCTTTACTCCTTATGGCTTGATCCGCCCAATCCCAGGTAAATCCACCTTGAAGGCGAGGGTGTTTGTAAAACAAATCCCAATAGTGCCTAAAATCGCCTAATCCGTTACCCATGGAATGTGCATATTCACAAATAATCACCGGTCTGGTGGTATCCTGCCGCATAAATTTTATAATTTCGGTGGTATCCGGATACATCATCGAAATGATATCGTAACGGTTCAGCATCCTCACATTTGGCGTTCTGCTTTCATAATGTATAGGGCGGGTGTTGTCAATTTGTTTAATTGCGGCATACATGCTGTCAAAATTAGGCCCCCAGCCAGATTCGTTCCCCATAGACCAAAAGATGATGCAGGGGTGGTTCTTATCCCTTTGCACCATTGCCGTTCCACGCTCAACAAATGCTTTTTGCCATTCCGGCTTTTCTGCCAGGTAAATTTTGGCCCGTGTCCACAAGCCATGACTTTCTACATTGGCCTCATCCATTACATATAGACCATATTGGTCGCACAACTCATACCATTCTGTGGCATTTGGGTAATGACAGGTGCGCACCGCGTTAATGTTATGCTGTTTCATCAGCTCAATATCCCTAATCATGGATGCCCTGCTAATGTGCCTGCCAGTGTACATGTCGAATTCGTGCCGGTTTACCCCTTTAATCTTTATGGCTTTGCCGTTTACGAGTAACAAGCCATTCGTAATTTCCACTTTCCGGAAGCCTATTTTAGCCGCAATGGCTTCCATTACTTCCCCTTCAGAACTCAATAGCTCCAGAACTATAGTATAGAGATTTGGGGTTTCTGCTGTCCATTTGGCCGGATCAAAGATTTTTTCCCTGAAATTTATTTTTAGCTCTCCGGTAGGGGAAATTGAAGCGGTATTTTGTGTTTTTGAGTAAATGATTTTCTTGTCTGCATCCTGCAGGCTTACCTTCAGCTTAAAGGGACCACTTGTTTTACGTCCATAGTTGTGCAGGTTTATGTTCAGGTCAAGCGCAGCATCTTTGTAAACTGCGTCTAAATCAGATTTTATATGGTAATCCCTGATGTGTACATTGGGCGTAGCAAACAAATATACATCGCGGAATATTCCACTAAGGCGCCAGAAATCCTGATCTTCAAGGTAACTTCCGTCGCTCCAGTTAATTACTTCGGCAGCGAGTGTGTTTTCTCCCTTTTGCAAATACGGCGTAATGTTAAATTCGGCAGGCGTCATTCCATCTTCATGGTAGCCTAATTTTTTGCCGTTTATCCATACATACAAGGCAGATTGCGCAGCGGCAAAATGCAGAAAGACCTGCTTACCTTTCCAGCCTTCGGCAATATGGAATGTTGTTTTGTATAAACCAGTGGCATTGGTGTCTATTTTTGGCACCAGGGGAGGCGTTGCAGGAAAAGGATATTGGATATTGGTGAAAATTGGCCGGTCATAACGTCCATCCATCTGCCAGTTTCCCGGAACATAAATATGATCCCAGTCCTTTGTGTTAAAATTGTTGTCAGAAAAGCCTGCAGGAACCAAAAGCGGTGTTTTACACCATTTAAATTTCCAGGTTCCATTTAAGGACTGAAACAGTTGAGAGGCATTTTTATTAAAAGACAGTGCTGTTTCTGCAGAGCTAAATGGCAATAGTGTGCTGTGCGGAGCTTGGGTATTAATTTGTGTAACCGCCGGGTTTTCCCAATCATATTGTTGACCATACAGCGTCTCATAGCCCAATGCAAGCAGGATGACCAACAAATATTTAAAATTAAGTTTCATGCAAAATAGATTATTTGGTCACCAAATTGGGGTGTAAGAAATATAAAAACCTATCCTGTTAATTTGTAATGTAACAGGATAGGTTAAATCGTAATTAATATCCTGGATTTGGTGTTAATCTAGTATTTAAGGTCAGCTCCCTTCTTGGAATTGGATACAAGGCCATTGTAGAAACTACATTGGCAATACTGCCGCTTGGTGGCGTATACGTATTTCTATAGGCCGTCATTACCTGCACAAAAGTACCCCATCTTATCAAATCAAACCATCTCTCGCCTTCAAAGCAGAGTTCAACACGTCTTTCGTTTCGGATTGCGGTACGGGCAGGCCCTTGTAGCAGCCCAAGTCTAGGAAGTAAACCAGCACGCGCACGCACTAAATTCAACTGCGTAAGTGCCTCAGTCGTTTTGCCATTTTCGTTCAATACCTCTGCATACATCAACAGTACATCTCCATAACGCAGTACCGGCCAGTCGTTATCTCCTTCATTGCCTGCCGCAACAGTAGCATAGGTAAACTTTTTAGCGTAGTAATAAGTAAACGTACCAGAGGTAAATACGCCAATGGCAGTATTTAAGCGCAAATCTCCTGCTTCAAAAGCATTATATAAATCTGGTGTGCCAATGTTGTTACTGCCACCGCTTACATTGATGATTGTTGTGCCCGAAGTTTGCGGTACAAAACCACTGGCAAAAGTATTTCCTTCACCAAAACCACCCCCTAAGTACTGTACAGAAAAGATTATTTCACGGTTATTGTCTTTTCCTTGTCCAAAGGCTTGGTCGTAAGGCAATAGGGTACCAGCTGTAGAAGCTACCGCTGCCAGTGTGCTTTCGGCCAGGCCAAGTTTATTTTCATACATGTACACTTTGCCCAATAGTGCATTGGCGGCAATGCTGGTTGCCCGCCCAATATCGTTTCCGGTGTAAGATGGAGGTAAAACCAAAGCGGCTTCTGTAAGGTCTTTTTCTATTTGTGCATATACATCGGCAGCAGGCGTTCTAAGGTAGGTATAGGCTTGCTCTTCAGAAGTCAATTCAGTAAGTATAAGCGGTACACCACCAAACATCCGCACCAGATTAAAATAAGACAAGGCGCGCAAAAACTTAGCCTGTCCAGTATAACTGTTGCGGGCAGCTTGTGTCATAGGCGGTGTATTTACATGTCCCAAAACAATATTGGCATAGGCTATAGTGGCATAATACCTGCTCCATGCATCCTGTATCTTCGTTGATGTCGAATTCCAGTTTAGTTTGTCCATCTCTCCATAGTTCACCTCACTCTCGCTAAAAGATTGTGTATTGTCTGAAGGGACTTCACCAAAGCCGTAAAACTCATTGTAGGTTGGCCTTAAGCTACTGTAGGTTCCGTTTAACGCTGTTCTGATGTCAATTTCAGTGTTGTAATAACTGGTTACCGGAACAATTCCTTTTGGGGTTAAATCTGTGAATGATTTTTTGCATGCTGGTAGTACCAGTGCAACGGCAGCTACAGTTAGGCCGTTTATGATTAATTTTTTAATATTCATCTTCGTTATATTAAAGCTGTTAAAATCCAAAATTTACACCTACTATAATTGTGCGTGCTGCAGGGTATGAGCCCTGGTCTACGCCCGGAGTAATGGGGTTGCTGCCACTTACGTTCGCTTCCGGGTTATAGCCGCTATATTTTGTAATTAAGAAAGGATTTTGTGCAGTTAAATACACCCTTGCAGATTTTATAGCAATCTTTTTAAGCACATCATCATTTAAACGATACCCAAGGGTAATGTTTCTTACCCTCAAATACGAACCATTTTCAACATCTTTCTGCACCAAAGCATTACCAGGGTTAACGCTGCTTCCTGAATTTGGAATTGGATAATCTACATCACGGTTAGGCTGTGCAGGATCAAAGTAATTATTGAAATACTTATAAATGGTATTTTGGTTATTGTTTCCGGAAATGAGCTGTCTGTAATTACCATTAATGATATTTACACCCTGAACACCCTGCATCAACACATTCAGATCAAAGTTTTTATACTGTAAAGAGTTGGTCAATCCATAAGTAAAATCAGGTAGTCCTTTTCCAATTACAGTAATATCATTGATGTCTATTTTACCATCACCATTTTGATCTTTTACCTTCCAGTCGCCCACTTTATTTCCAGCGGTTGTTTGTGGATTTGAAGCTAAGTCTGCGGCGTTTTTAAATACACCATCTACCGTGTATCCGTACATTAAGCCCAGCGGGTCGCCAACTTTAACCTGATAAACGTTGTTCCATCCGTTAATGGCGGCAACAGCAGGTAAAGAAGATGGGCCACCCAAATCCGTTACTTTGGTTTTGTAGGTAGAAAGGTTGGCATTCATGGTCCAGCGTACCTCACCAACATTAAAAGTGGTGGTAGCGGTAAATTCAAAACCTTTATTTTGCAAAGTACCCAGGTTGGCCTGATAGGTAGTGGCATAACCTACCACAAGCGGAAGTGCTTT
The nucleotide sequence above comes from Pedobacter sp. MC2016-14. Encoded proteins:
- a CDS encoding glycoside hydrolase family 2 TIM barrel-domain containing protein, which codes for MKLNFKYLLVILLALGYETLYGQQYDWENPAVTQINTQAPHSTLLPFSSAETALSFNKNASQLFQSLNGTWKFKWCKTPLLVPAGFSDNNFNTKDWDHIYVPGNWQMDGRYDRPIFTNIQYPFPATPPLVPKIDTNATGLYKTTFHIAEGWKGKQVFLHFAAAQSALYVWINGKKLGYHEDGMTPAEFNITPYLQKGENTLAAEVINWSDGSYLEDQDFWRLSGIFRDVYLFATPNVHIRDYHIKSDLDAVYKDAALDLNINLHNYGRKTSGPFKLKVSLQDADKKIIYSKTQNTASISPTGELKINFREKIFDPAKWTAETPNLYTIVLELLSSEGEVMEAIAAKIGFRKVEITNGLLLVNGKAIKIKGVNRHEFDMYTGRHISRASMIRDIELMKQHNINAVRTCHYPNATEWYELCDQYGLYVMDEANVESHGLWTRAKIYLAEKPEWQKAFVERGTAMVQRDKNHPCIIFWSMGNESGWGPNFDSMYAAIKQIDNTRPIHYESRTPNVRMLNRYDIISMMYPDTTEIIKFMRQDTTRPVIICEYAHSMGNGLGDFRHYWDLFYKHPRLQGGFTWDWADQAIRSKDKNGREYWNIINHIDSANVNDGLVNPDRRPQPEINEAKKVFQEINVKAVDFGRGTVSINNGFYFRNLSDVTLYWSLLEDGLPIQNGQIDQLNINPQESAELIIPYNLALTKSGKEYHLRFCFRLKEATLWAAKNFEIASEQLNLPIAVKITPNTATNPAVTLQENAASISILGKDFSVGFDKTAGTLTSFKHEDQELLAGKLSPEFWRVPTDNDEGGKHKSYAQRWRNAGLDSIMVIPGEIKTQRISKDAIAVHIKSSIPLKQGHIDYKVTYTIYGNGEVKVDNQFNINAQTPPLARAGVQFAVPSSYTNLKWFGNGPFESYADRKESAFPGVYEGLVADQHFPFVMPQETGNKTDVRWMKISNNNGMELVVTGLPLLNINVQDYAQQALNRAKTSHFLYRGDKTYIHIDAMQMGLGGDDSWTPRVHKEYVLNASQYNFSFMLKAVAQTALPTTKQDEPGTK
- a CDS encoding RagB/SusD family nutrient uptake outer membrane protein, which translates into the protein MNIKKLIINGLTVAAVALVLPACKKSFTDLTPKGIVPVTSYYNTEIDIRTALNGTYSSLRPTYNEFYGFGEVPSDNTQSFSESEVNYGEMDKLNWNSTSTKIQDAWSRYYATIAYANIVLGHVNTPPMTQAARNSYTGQAKFLRALSYFNLVRMFGGVPLILTELTSEEQAYTYLRTPAADVYAQIEKDLTEAALVLPPSYTGNDIGRATSIAANALLGKVYMYENKLGLAESTLAAVASTAGTLLPYDQAFGQGKDNNREIIFSVQYLGGGFGEGNTFASGFVPQTSGTTIINVSGGSNNIGTPDLYNAFEAGDLRLNTAIGVFTSGTFTYYYAKKFTYATVAAGNEGDNDWPVLRYGDVLLMYAEVLNENGKTTEALTQLNLVRARAGLLPRLGLLQGPARTAIRNERRVELCFEGERWFDLIRWGTFVQVMTAYRNTYTPPSGSIANVVSTMALYPIPRRELTLNTRLTPNPGY